A window of Osmerus mordax isolate fOsmMor3 chromosome 11, fOsmMor3.pri, whole genome shotgun sequence genomic DNA:
CGTTTAACATGCCATCACTAGATATATCACGTCCTAAAGTTGAGTTACCAGAAGGAAAGGTCAAGATGGAAGGACCTGACACCAGGGGAGGAACGTTTAAAATGCCCTCAGTTGATATATCTCTTCCAAAAGGCAAAGTAGAGGGAGACATTGACCTTGAAGGACCTTCTGGAAAAGGAGGAAAGTTTAAAATGCCCACGTTTGATGTGTCTCTACCAAAGATGAAACTCCCTGAGGGTGAAGTCAACATTGAAGGAccggaggtgaagggagggaagTTCCACATGCCCTCGGTTGACTTTTCACTGCCTAAAGGAAAAAGTGATATTGAGATAGAAGGACCACCTGGAAAAGCAGGAAAAATCCACTTGCCCACATTTGACGTAACGCTACCAAAAATGAAGTCAAAAGAAGTTGACATTAATGTTGAAGGCCCCGACGTCAAAGGAGGAAAGTTCCACATTCCCTCAATTGACCTTTCAATGCCTAAAGGAAAAATGGAGGGTAACATTGATGTTAAAGGACCCTCTGGAAAAGGGGGCAAGTTTCACATGCCCAAACTGGATGTTTCTTTACCAAAGATGACATTTCCTGAGGGCGATGTCAAAGTAGAATGCCCAGACGTGAAAGGTGGCAAAATCAACATGCCCACTGTTGACATATCTCTCCCCAGAGGCaaagcagagggagagatggacatTGAAGGACATGGTGGCAAAGGAGGCAAGTTCCACATGCCCTCCCTAGATATATCTCTTCCCAAAGTCAAGTTACCAGAAGGTGAAGTCAAGATCGAAAGCCCAGATACCAAAGGAGGGAAGTTTATGATGCCCTCCATCGACATCTCTCTTCCGAAGGGAAAGACTGAGGGGGGAGTTGACATTGAAGCACCATCTGGAAAAGGAGGAAAGTTTAAAATGCCCACATTTGATGTATCTCTACCCAAGATGAAGTCCAAAGATGGTGAGGTTAAAATTGAAGGGTCTGAGCTGAAAGGAGGTAAGTTTGAGATGCCTTCTATTGATATATCTCTTCCCAAAGGTAAAGTGGAGGGAGAAATTGATCTTGAAGCACCATCTGGAAAAGGAGGAAAGTTTAAAATGCCCACATTTGATGTGTCTCTACCCAAGATGAAGTCAAAAGATGGAGAGTTTGGCATTGAAGGACCTGAGGTAAAAGGAGGAAAGTTTGAGATGCCCTCAATTGACATTTCCCTTCCGAAAGGAAAAGCTAATGTTGATATTGAAGGTCCAGAAGCTAAAGGAGCTAAATTCCACATGCCCGCAGTGGACTTGTCCTTTCCCAAAGGAAAAACCGATGTGGAAATTGAAGGACATTCCGGCAAAGGTGGAAAGTTTAGCATGCCTACATTTGACATCTCACTACCAAAGGCTACATCTAAAAAAGCTGAGGTCAACATTGAAGGACCTGAGGTTAACTGTGGCAAGTTTCACATGCCCTCAATAGATATTTCTCTTCCTAAGGGAAAAGTTGAGGATGACGTTGACTTGGAAAGGCCTTCTGCAAAAGGAGGCAAGTTCCACATGCCGAAATTTGATATATCTCTACCTAAAGTCAAGTTACCAGAGGGCGAGGTCAAGATAGAAGGCCCAGAGGTCAAAGGAGGCAAGGTTGAAATGCCCTTGATTGATCTTTCACTGCCTAAAGCTAAAGTTGAAGGTGACATCAACATTAGGGGAGACACAGGAGCAAAAGGGAAGTTCAACATGCCCTCGCTGGATGTCTCACTTCCTAAAGTCAAGTCACCAGAGTTTGATGTGAGTCTTGAAGGACCTGAAGCAAAAGGAGGAAAATTCAAAATGCCAACTTTGGATATTTCACTCCCAAAGATGAAGACCAAAGATGGGGAGGTCAACATCGAAGGCCCCAAGTTCAAGGGAGGCAAATTCGATCTCCCTTCTGTAGATCTTTCACTTCCAAAAGCAAAGGGTGACATATCTCTTCCCAAAATTAAAACACCAGAGGGTGAGGTCAACATTGAAGGTCCCGAGATAAAAGGAGGAAAGTTTGAAATGCCAAAAATAGATATTTCTCTTCCTAAAGGCAAAGCTGAGGGTGGAATTGACATTGAAGGACCTTCTGGAAAAGGGGGCAAGTTCCATATGCCTACACTAGATGTCTCACTGCCCAAACCAAAGTTGAAAGAGGGTGAGGTCAACATTGAAGGCCCTGAGATCAAGGGGGGTACGTTTGAAATGCCTACGATAGACTTCTCACTTCCCAAGAAGAAAGGGCAGGCTGAGATGGAGCTGGATGTTGATTCTACTGGGAAAAAAGGCGGCAAGGGACTACACTTCCCAACAGTTGACATAAAAGTACCAAAGTTCGACCTTGATCTGAGCCTTCCATCTGGCGGTAAAGATGCCACACTGAAAAGGGACATAAGTGGCCCTGATGCTTCTGGTGGTATTGATATGCCTGATGTCAATCTAAAGATGCCATCCATGCCAAAGTTTGGACTTAAAGGAGATGTAAACCTACCAAAGGTGAAAGATCAGGGCCTGGATGTGGGGGCAAGCGGAGAAACTACAGGGGGTGCCATCAAGCTGCCTACAGTCAAACTGCCAACGGTCGATATATCTGCTCCAAAAGTGGACCTGGATTTCAGCCTGTCCAAACATAAAGGGGATAATCGGGAAGAACTAGAGCTTCTTAAAGCTGAGGGAGGGCGGCCATCTTCTGGGGGTAGCTTTGAGATGCCTGACGTTTCCCTTAAAATACCCAAGTTCTCTATGCCAAAATTCGGAGGAAAGTCCAAAAGTGATATAGAACTGAGTGGACATGTCCAAGAGGGAGATATGAAACTCAGCCCACCAAAGGTAgaggtggagggcagggtgccATCAGTTGAATTAGACAGTTCAACTAGTCAGGGGAAGGTGAAAATAAAGGTTAAAAAGCCCAAAAAGATGTTTGGAATGACAAAGAAAGATGCAGACCTTTCTGTGTCTGGCCCTGAGGTGGATATCAAGGTCAAGAAAGGAAAAGTGGACCTTCCCAAGCCAGAGGTGAATGTGGAAGCCCCTGAGGGAAAATCGAAATACAAACTTAAATTCCCAAAGTTTAAAATGTCATCTCCCAAAGCAAAAGTAGACGGAGGAGAGATAGATACCTCGCTGGAAGGCGGGGCAGATGGAAAAGCAGGCTTCCATGCTCCTGATGTCACCATGAAAATGCCCAAGTTTTCCATGCCTGGATTTCGTTCAAGGGAGGCTGGTGTTGATGGACACAGCGGTGACTTTGATGGCAAGGGCAAGTTAAAGATGCCCTCAGTAGGGATATCCCTGCCATCTGCCAAcacttcagagagagaggtgttgctACCTAAAGCAGAGGTGGATGTGTCTGAGGCCGATATCAGAGGCTACGAAGGAAATCTGAAAATTCCTAAGATGCCGTCAATAGACATATCAGTTCCGGACATAGATCTGGATGTGTCTCTTCCCAAAGTGAAGCATGACAGCAAAattgagggagaaggaggaaaatTCAAAATGCCCAAGATTAAAATGCCTGATGTTGACCTGTCTCTACCCAAAGGAAAAACTGGTAATGTTGATGCAGACATGGAAATTGAAGGTGATGGTGGAAAATTCAAGATGCCCCATATCAAAATGCCTGATATTGATTTATCGTTGCCCAAAGGAAAAAGTGGAAAGATCGAAGGGCCAGATGCAGGCGTTAAAGGAGAAGGGGGAAGACTCAAAATGCCAACAGTTAACTTATCGCTTCCTAAGGGAAAATCTATGGATATCAGTGAAGAGATAGAGCTGGAGGGTAAGGGAGGGAAATTCAAGCTTCCTCATGTGAAAATACCCCACCTGGACATAGCTCTCCCTAAAGGGAAGCATGGTGAGATTGAAGGTCCAGAGGTGGAAATTGAAGGAAAAGACGGAACATTCAAGATGCCTCATGTGAAGATGCCTACAGTTGATTTATCGCTTTCTAAAGGAAAAACTGGAGAGATTGAAGGTCAAGAGATTGAAGTAGATAGTGGAAGATTCAAAATGCCTGGAATCAAACTGCCAAATGTTGACATATCTCTTCCTAAAGGAAAAACTGGAGATGTTGACGTTAaaatggagatggagggtaAAGGAGGGAAATTCAAGATGCCTCATGTGAAAATGCCAAATGTTGATATTTCTCTGCCAAGAGGAAAAGCTGGGGAAATAGAAGGCCCAGAGATGGAAATTGAAGGAAAAGGAGGCAAATTCAAGCTGCCTCATGTGAAAATGCCACATGTGGATATTTCTCTGCCTAAAGGAAAGCATGGTGAGATTGAAGGTCCAAAGATTGAAATTGAAAGAGAGGCTGGGAAATATAAAACTCCTGGATTAAAACTTCCAAATGTAGATATATCTCTTCCAAAAGGAAAATCTGGAGACGTTGatgcagagatggagatagagaggaaaggaggtaaTTTCAATATGCCTAATTTGAAAATGCCAAATGTTGATTTTTCTTTGCCTCGAGGACAAACTGGGGACATTGAAGGCCCTGAGATGAAAATTGAAGGAAAAGGAGGAAAATTCAAGATGCCTCATGTCAAAATGCCTACAGTTGATTTTTCACTTTCTAAAGGAAATACTGCTGAGATTGAAGGTCCAGAAATGGAAATTGAGGGAGATGGTGGAAAGTTCAAAATGCCTGAAATCAAACTTCCAAATGTAGACATTTCTCTTCCTAAAGGAAAGTCTGGAGATGTTGATGCAGAGATTACGATGGAGGGTAAGGGAGGGAAATTCAAGATGCCTCATGTGAAAATGCCAAGTGTCGATATCTCTCTACAGAAAGGGAAAACTGCAGAAAGGCCAGATATGCAGGTGAAAGGAGAAGgtggtaaatgtaaaatgccagTTGCAGTTGACGTATCCCTCCCTAAAGGGAAATCTGGAATGATCAGTTCGCCTGAGTTGGAAATAGAGGGAGATGGTGGGCGATTTAAAATGCCTGGTTTCAAGCTACCCACGATGGATGTATCAATGTCGAAGGGCAAGTCAGGTAAATATGATTCAGATATCAAACAACCAAGTATTAAAGGAGAGGGGAGCATTACAGTGCCAAAGATCATGACCCCAGATCTTGACTTGGAAGGGAGTGTTGGGGAACCCAAATATGGAGGTGAGGCCCATGTGGAAATGCCAGATGAACATGCAGAACATGAACACAGGGGCCTGAAACTGAAGATGCCAGTGTTGGACATTGCAGGTCTGAAAGGAGGTGTAGAGCTGGATTTAGGCttgcacagaggagaggaaaaaaaggacagaaagagaataGAGCTGCCTGACTTGGAACTCAGCACCCCTGCTGCCAGCAGCAAAGTCAAAGGTCCCAAAATGAAAGGCTCAAAATTCAAAATCGGCATGCCAAAGATGAAGAATATCGACCCGGTAGTAGACGTGCCTGTAAAGAAACCTGGGAAAGAAAATGAAGGGATCAGTGGCCAATTCAAAATCAAAAAGACCAAGCTGAAAGGTGACATTCCTGAGGCAGAAGTCAGCGGCTCAGTACTACCAAACATCTCCCTACCCGATGCAACTTTCACAGGTCCCAATGTATCCCCCGGCCACATTGAGGGCCCAGATGTCAATACCAAAATCAAACACACGGATGTTGAAATCTCAGCTCCTTCAAAATCAGGACAAGGAGGGGGCTGGGTCGACAATGAATGCCAAGACGGTAAAGGGAATATTAAGATTCAGATGCCAAAGGTCACTTTGCCCACAATGGGCATGAAGACCAAATCAGGCCAAGCTGAGGCTGCAAGTCCAGAGTCAAAAAACAGCTTCTCACTACCAACTCCACCGCAGGTTCCTAGGATACCAGAGATAGACTTCGATATTGGATCTTCCCAGGATGACGATGAGCAAAAAGATATGGCGAAGGGCAAGAAGATCAAAATACCCAAATTTGGAGTGCCTTTGCCTTCTATCTCCTCTCCTGAAGGTAGGCTACATATGTATGGGCCAGATGTTGAGTATGAAGGTCCTAAAATCCCCAAAGTCAAGAAGGCTGTGTTTGTCCTGGTGAACCCCCAAGCAGACCAGTCTATGTCCACCAgtttctctggggctgaggctcaGGTGGAGACGGGAGATGCCAAAATCACGATGCCACAAATCAAAATCAAGCAAAGCTATGGAAAATCGGGATTGGAGAATGAAGCAGCTCTGAGCACAGAGGGAGAcgcagaaggagaagagaaatcCAAAGGAGCGAAGATCAAAATGCCCAAAGTTTCCTTCTCTCATGGAAAGACAGATTCAtttgtcaaagatgagggctcAAGTTCAGGCTTCAATGGTGAGAAAGATGCTTCCTTCCACAATGGATCCAAGGATGATAAAGCCAAACCAGTAAAAATCAAGCTCCCAAAAGTCGAGTTCACTTCCCCATACgcaaaaacaggaagtgaacaggAGGATGCAGACATGAGCACCAGGCTGGTGACAGAGCTCTCGGGAGGAGACGCAGAGAGCAAGGGTGTGAAAGTGAAGTCGGGGAAGATGAGCTTCCCTGGGTTTAAGATGACGACTGAGAcaagagtggaggaggaagaaaggggcAACGTGGTGTGGTCACTGGCCCGGACAGAGATGCTGGAGCGGGAAAACTCAGAGTCACCTACTGGACTCACCTTCGGAGGGCCCTCCTGTTCTTTGCAGGTGGAGGCCGAAAGTGAAGAGATGGAGCATGAAGTGACGAAAAGCTCCACCTGTTTCAAGGTGCCCAAATTCCACCTCAAGCCTCATTCTACAGGATTCCTTGACATCACTCCTGAGGGTTCTCCTAAGACGAGCAGAACCTCGCTGCAGGTCGAGGGTCTGGAAGGGGAGACAGCTGGAACGTTCCGTCTGCAGACATCCGGGATCGGGTTCTCCACTCAGGAGGTGTCTGAGGAACATCACATGACCACGTCAAGTGAAGGAACCGTCACAATGGTGACCAAGACCACCAAGCACACAGTTACAGAGACCAGGAAGGGGGGAAGCCACACCACAGTGAAACAGTACCAGTACTAGACACATACACCACTCATTTGCAGTAGCTGCAACTACAGAAGTTTGAGAAGATCAATGTTTTATCCctctttatttttttcattttacaTGTGACCATTGTTTTTGTAATTGTTCCTCTGAGTTTGTTGGTAATATAGTATGGAATCTTTGATGATGGTTTTACTGGCTTCAATCTGAATGTAATCATCATTGTCAATTCattatttattgttgtttatAACTGATAGGTCTCATAAAAGTAGTTATGAGAATAATTTCACATTCATTATTCATATTCACGGTAAGAGCTATTTACACCAAAGAAATATTTctgtaaatacatttatattgtgGCTTATTACATCTTTAGCCCTCCTTGAAACTATGTAATTATTTTCATATTAGCACCCATAGGAATAGAAAGGATTTCTGTTTGGTGATTTGTGTCTATTTTCTGCTAGGCTTGAATGATGAAGTGAGGTTGAAGATTTAACTAATAACTTTTTCTCTGCTTGTTTTTATTTCTGTTCATTATATACGTCTTTTTTTATCACAATCCACAAATAATTCAACAGACACATTTTGTCAGCTGCTGCAATGTCAGAGGTCAAACCCTACAGTAGAGGCTATCACCTCACATTATGTAAAGCCATGGTATACAAAAACTGAGCACGTTCACTTTTATAAAAAGGTTTGTTTCAAAAATAGatgcaaagaaaaataatccGACAATAATAGATGTTGTGTTCTTCACACTTTACTAGAAGCATCTCATTTGTGAGAccttatttagttttttttgttcttttgatGGGTTGAATTGAGTGCTAAACTGCAATGTTTCCAAAATCATCTGTCAAGTCAAAACAAGTTTACAGTTTTCACTAACAATATTGACATAACCGTAGAGGACAGAGTAGGCTTATATTAAAGAACTAGAATGAGGGCACGCCCACAGCACAATTAGATGCACGCAGTGTAAcagtaaatatatatgtatagagagatttttttatgaaaaaaaaaaaacctttctgGATTTAGCCTCTTTCAAATATTTCTTTTTCAGCGCATTAGGCTTCACCAGCGGCATTAGAgaacatgttgttcaattgaTCATATTAATAAACTGCTTATTCATaagaaaaagtaatatttgtgttgtGTCGTTATTAAGGTCTCTGACATTCCGCCTACGATCTTTTGTCCGTCCCATTTTCTACAGCAAGATCAAACAGCGACCTCTATTGTTCGATCGCCTACACATTTAAACTACAGACTCACATCACACAAATATGATTTCCCACATCACCACATTTATGAATATGGAGATTCAAAAGCAGGGAATGTTTAGTTTCAAATCAGAGTATGTTTGGGCTATACCTACGTATGATGTCATGATTTTGATGTAGGCCTACAGACATTTTAATTGTGTAGCCTAATTCTGTATTTTCTAAGCGATGTAGTGTCTGAATAAAATCTAAGAGTATTTAGTTGTTTCAGTCTGCATAGCCGATTTATTTACCTCGGTTCAACCctttcacacaaacaatcaGACATGAATGTCTGGGAGTAATATAGCGTTACTATGATCCCTTTTTATAACCAGCTTCATTCTGACGTGTCCCAAATGAAGCCAACACGTAGCCTACTTGACAAACAAGGACCAATTACATTTACAAGCCTATTCGTGATCTGAAATTCATTATGTGAAACTCCTGGgggattttttttaattttacaCAGGCATAAAAGTGGGATGCAAGGATGCGACCCAGTGTCgtgcttttgtgtgtttgtatccacTCGATCTTACTCACGAGTAGGCTGCTCAAAGACGATGTTGGTGATGCGACTCTGCGTATTCGTCTGTGTGGGATGCAAGTTAAATAGCCTGCCGTCATCGTGGCTGTTCAGCGCACGCACTCTAGGCTACTGCGGTAAAGATGCGTCTGCTATTGCCGCGGATAGGTTGATCGTACAGAGGCCCTTGGAAAAAAAGAATTGATTTGCAACTGCATTTGGAGTTCGATGCCTCCAGGAAGGACGTTTAGTGTCAGCTAATTTTGGCTATTGATGGTGTAATGTAATAGACGCTTTCAGTCCGACGGTAAGAGAGGCGTGCTCGGGAGAGCTACAATAGGAGTCGTAACCTATAGGCTACCGGGAGGTTCAGAAACCTATTAGCGTATTAACAAATACATGTTAAAGATAAAGACGAATCGGCGATTTAAATGTCTACATTCATTCTGGGAATTGTAGGATGTTGAGGTAAGAAAACCAAACGACCCTGATACATCCATTGATCATGGGGGTAGTAATGGTAGTGCATGTAAATGGTTAGCTAACATTAAATACTTCATAGATGAGCCGTTGTCGAAACATAGACCATGA
This region includes:
- the prx gene encoding neuroblast differentiation-associated protein AHNAK, whose amino-acid sequence is MCECLRGIFRVTWTPSSNAGSQGQVKVKEWRGWGYCLADSRMKSGVYLNWFLVLSDVHSDREEDSHASTRPREPAVRDKRRPPPSDRPPGAPGAPQTSPHHSASCDDQESPERVVQKEKLHAELKQVLSLKRSHLSESCSLAQPEMDASVETQTVLVEVVEQLVEVVVETEAEAGASGYSVTGGGTRGIFVKDVLKDSPAAKHLSLQQGDQLLSARVYFDNVKYEDALKILQCAEPYKVSFLLKRTIPGVDVTAHPGATNVELKGPKVKMPKMSVKSIKPFKVKKKRGGRFGLKRLKEKKGRAGEVEVEGSPPRHVDVEFALPKFKPQRDGKESVEGAGELGGEAAMMRKKKKIRFPRMRVKGSAAASGGVETSQLEGTADIASPEVSGAKVKAKGKGHRFGINFPKTKKMKSDPGMAEGSLDLKTPEAKVKPPSVEFGFSSGNKDVDLPKLEVKGKEGITFQPPELEFSLPSGKADVSLPSVECKGAVKGPKINVKGDCEDTKLRMPKLKLPKVRLSRISDETDGDMKIKAEGPKKKGGLKMPAIDIAAPTVDVDFALPKGKGGVEGELRAPEGKLKHREGMKGGIDVSLPQVAFTGPTIEGTEASGKGPKFKVPSVDISLPKGSAEVSLPDYETKEYSGLKMPAIDIDVPDVDLELHTGIKVPDEVEGPSFKGPSITMPEVNISLPKIGSPDVEFEGPEIGRKMDLPSVDISFPKMKSGETDVDMKEFVGGEGKFKMPNFDFSLPKIKSPEGGVELEEPEIKGGFHMPKVDLSFPKGKTGADVDIEGHNGKGGGKFKMPSFDVSLPSLKASGGDVNVKGADVGGGKFDVSLPNTEGDIDIEGPSGKGGKFKMPTFDISMPKGRVEGDLDVDGHSGKGGGRFKMPSLDVSLPSMKTTGGEVDIEGPEVKGGKFEMPNIDFSLPKGKSKGDYNIEGHSGKGGKFTMPSLDISLPKMKLPEGNVDFEGQHVKGGKINMPAVDVTCHTGKVEGDINIAADTGKGGRFNMPSLDVSLPKMKLPGGEGKVEGPKIKGGKFEMPSIDISLPKGKVEGDIEGPSGKGGKFKMPTFDVSLPKIKSKDGDVNIEGPEVKGGTFEMPSIDISLPKGKVEGDIDLEGPSGKGGKFKMPTFDVSLPKMKLPEGEVNIEGPEAKGGKFNMPSVDLSLPKGKVEGGINVEGQSGKGSKFDMPSLDISFPKVKLPESEVKVEGPKARGGKIELPTIDLSLPKAKAEGEINIEGKGKKGGKFKLPTFDISLPKMKSKEIHIKGPEIKGGKLEKPSVDISLPKGKVEGDINVGGDAGEGAGGKFNMPSLDVSLPKVKSPEVDVSLEGPEVKGGKFKMPSLDVSLPKMKTKDGEVNIEGPEVKGGKFHLPSVDLLLPKAKSDISLPKMKTPEGEVNIEGPEIKGGTFNMPSLDISRPKVELPEGKVKMEGPDTRGGTFKMPSVDISLPKGKVEGDIDLEGPSGKGGKFKMPTFDVSLPKMKLPEGEVNIEGPEVKGGKFHMPSVDFSLPKGKSDIEIEGPPGKAGKIHLPTFDVTLPKMKSKEVDINVEGPDVKGGKFHIPSIDLSMPKGKMEGNIDVKGPSGKGGKFHMPKLDVSLPKMTFPEGDVKVECPDVKGGKINMPTVDISLPRGKAEGEMDIEGHGGKGGKFHMPSLDISLPKVKLPEGEVKIESPDTKGGKFMMPSIDISLPKGKTEGGVDIEAPSGKGGKFKMPTFDVSLPKMKSKDGEVKIEGSELKGGKFEMPSIDISLPKGKVEGEIDLEAPSGKGGKFKMPTFDVSLPKMKSKDGEFGIEGPEVKGGKFEMPSIDISLPKGKANVDIEGPEAKGAKFHMPAVDLSFPKGKTDVEIEGHSGKGGKFSMPTFDISLPKATSKKAEVNIEGPEVNCGKFHMPSIDISLPKGKVEDDVDLERPSAKGGKFHMPKFDISLPKVKLPEGEVKIEGPEVKGGKVEMPLIDLSLPKAKVEGDINIRGDTGAKGKFNMPSLDVSLPKVKSPEFDVSLEGPEAKGGKFKMPTLDISLPKMKTKDGEVNIEGPKFKGGKFDLPSVDLSLPKAKGDISLPKIKTPEGEVNIEGPEIKGGKFEMPKIDISLPKGKAEGGIDIEGPSGKGGKFHMPTLDVSLPKPKLKEGEVNIEGPEIKGGTFEMPTIDFSLPKKKGQAEMELDVDSTGKKGGKGLHFPTVDIKVPKFDLDLSLPSGGKDATLKRDISGPDASGGIDMPDVNLKMPSMPKFGLKGDVNLPKVKDQGLDVGASGETTGGAIKLPTVKLPTVDISAPKVDLDFSLSKHKGDNREELELLKAEGGRPSSGGSFEMPDVSLKIPKFSMPKFGGKSKSDIELSGHVQEGDMKLSPPKVEVEGRVPSVELDSSTSQGKVKIKVKKPKKMFGMTKKDADLSVSGPEVDIKVKKGKVDLPKPEVNVEAPEGKSKYKLKFPKFKMSSPKAKVDGGEIDTSLEGGADGKAGFHAPDVTMKMPKFSMPGFRSREAGVDGHSGDFDGKGKLKMPSVGISLPSANTSEREVLLPKAEVDVSEADIRGYEGNLKIPKMPSIDISVPDIDLDVSLPKVKHDSKIEGEGGKFKMPKIKMPDVDLSLPKGKTGNVDADMEIEGDGGKFKMPHIKMPDIDLSLPKGKSGKIEGPDAGVKGEGGRLKMPTVNLSLPKGKSMDISEEIELEGKGGKFKLPHVKIPHLDIALPKGKHGEIEGPEVEIEGKDGTFKMPHVKMPTVDLSLSKGKTGEIEGQEIEVDSGRFKMPGIKLPNVDISLPKGKTGDVDVKMEMEGKGGKFKMPHVKMPNVDISLPRGKAGEIEGPEMEIEGKGGKFKLPHVKMPHVDISLPKGKHGEIEGPKIEIEREAGKYKTPGLKLPNVDISLPKGKSGDVDAEMEIERKGGNFNMPNLKMPNVDFSLPRGQTGDIEGPEMKIEGKGGKFKMPHVKMPTVDFSLSKGNTAEIEGPEMEIEGDGGKFKMPEIKLPNVDISLPKGKSGDVDAEITMEGKGGKFKMPHVKMPSVDISLQKGKTAERPDMQVKGEGGKCKMPVAVDVSLPKGKSGMISSPELEIEGDGGRFKMPGFKLPTMDVSMSKGKSGKYDSDIKQPSIKGEGSITVPKIMTPDLDLEGSVGEPKYGGEAHVEMPDEHAEHEHRGLKLKMPVLDIAGLKGGVELDLGLHRGEEKKDRKRIELPDLELSTPAASSKVKGPKMKGSKFKIGMPKMKNIDPVVDVPVKKPGKENEGISGQFKIKKTKLKGDIPEAEVSGSVLPNISLPDATFTGPNVSPGHIEGPDVNTKIKHTDVEISAPSKSGQGGGWVDNECQDGKGNIKIQMPKVTLPTMGMKTKSGQAEAASPESKNSFSLPTPPQVPRIPEIDFDIGSSQDDDEQKDMAKGKKIKIPKFGVPLPSISSPEGRLHMYGPDVEYEGPKIPKVKKAVFVLVNPQADQSMSTSFSGAEAQVETGDAKITMPQIKIKQSYGKSGLENEAALSTEGDAEGEEKSKGAKIKMPKVSFSHGKTDSFVKDEGSSSGFNGEKDASFHNGSKDDKAKPVKIKLPKVEFTSPYAKTGSEQEDADMSTRLVTELSGGDAESKGVKVKSGKMSFPGFKMTTETRVEEEERGNVVWSLARTEMLERENSESPTGLTFGGPSCSLQVEAESEEMEHEVTKSSTCFKVPKFHLKPHSTGFLDITPEGSPKTSRTSLQVEGLEGETAGTFRLQTSGIGFSTQEVSEEHHMTTSSEGTVTMVTKTTKHTVTETRKGGSHTTVKQYQY